Proteins encoded together in one Fimbriimonadia bacterium window:
- the xerD gene encoding site-specific tyrosine recombinase XerD, with protein MRDRFLVHLERERRASPHTVAAYARDTQRFLSLCRSAQIRFERLHHAETIERFSHALRKERLGEASIARKVCAVRAFLRFLYRHGDLDEPPMKNEGGRRMHRRLPSYLSLDEMRELLAQPDTSTPVGLRDRCMLELLFATGLRVSELLGLTVEDVTQPDPLIRVTGKRGKERIVPYGRAAEAWLQRYLSEGRPQLVGKRTIAALFLNTRGAPLSRSGLWRLLREYARAAGIAKPLGPHSMRHSFAVHLLSGGADLRVVQELLGHADISTTQIYTHVTNERLREIHRRCHPRG; from the coding sequence TTGAGAGACCGTTTCCTGGTGCACCTAGAACGCGAACGTAGGGCCAGCCCTCATACAGTCGCGGCCTATGCACGAGACACCCAGCGGTTCCTGTCACTGTGTCGCTCGGCGCAGATTCGGTTCGAGCGCCTGCATCATGCCGAGACGATCGAGCGGTTCTCGCATGCGCTTCGGAAAGAGAGGCTCGGGGAGGCCTCCATCGCGCGAAAGGTGTGTGCGGTTCGTGCCTTTCTGCGATTCCTCTATCGTCATGGCGACTTGGACGAGCCTCCCATGAAGAATGAGGGCGGTCGTCGGATGCACCGCCGGCTACCATCCTACCTATCGCTCGACGAGATGCGAGAGTTGCTAGCGCAACCGGACACTTCCACGCCGGTCGGCCTGCGAGACCGGTGCATGCTCGAGTTGCTGTTTGCGACCGGGCTCCGAGTCAGTGAGTTGCTAGGTCTCACGGTCGAGGACGTGACGCAGCCCGATCCGCTAATACGTGTCACTGGTAAGAGAGGCAAGGAGCGGATCGTGCCATACGGTCGGGCTGCCGAAGCATGGCTGCAACGCTACCTGTCGGAAGGGCGTCCTCAGCTCGTCGGAAAGCGCACCATTGCGGCGTTGTTTCTCAACACGCGGGGTGCACCATTGAGCCGCTCCGGGTTGTGGCGTTTGTTGCGCGAGTATGCTCGTGCTGCGGGCATTGCCAAGCCGCTGGGACCACACTCCATGCGCCACTCGTTCGCCGTGCACTTGCTGTCCGGCGGCGCCGACCTGCGTGTGGTACAAGAGCTGCTCGGACACGCGGACATATCTACCACTCAGATCTACACCCACGTGACCAACGAGCGTCTGCGCGAAATACACCGTCGTTGTCACCCGCGAGGGTGA
- a CDS encoding DUF2142 domain-containing protein — translation MFRRSPWVWPMVLLSVVFLGLCTAYNWRTPYRTAGTYVPSGLEMPIRGDVEAMAAEVIPDIGAPDERAHVNYIRHLLSERRFPVFRVGDGEGYENHQPPLYYLLMLPVGAVAGDDTKAEGFLLRLATSLIALGAVWLCYFTMRRLVASDVWAVAATACAALLPSYMALSSSVSNDALLILLFCAVLLVCIQGGQDGWTYRKALGCAVLCGLALLTKTSGVVLVAFAVLAVLLTTSGERAGKRLGLAVIVGLVATVIAAPWLARNASLYSDPLGLKIFEEGFAGSPRAETFIQAFGGGAYLVQWVGWWTLRSLFGVFGYAMLLLPRWVYVCGGLLLLVCACGMVRARVRECDAKLRRGWALCGLLFALVFLGFLRFNMTYFQAQARYLLPALSAMALFLGVGWFTWLPERRVAFAFVLPMLMLMLNVYALVLLGPAFDQIVVLR, via the coding sequence ATGTTTCGTCGGTCCCCTTGGGTTTGGCCGATGGTCCTTCTGAGCGTGGTGTTCCTGGGACTGTGCACTGCGTACAACTGGCGGACGCCGTATCGGACGGCCGGAACTTACGTGCCCAGCGGGCTCGAGATGCCCATCCGCGGCGACGTGGAGGCGATGGCAGCCGAGGTCATACCCGATATCGGCGCTCCGGACGAGCGGGCGCACGTCAACTACATCCGTCACCTGTTGAGCGAGCGCAGATTCCCCGTCTTTCGGGTGGGGGACGGAGAGGGCTACGAGAACCACCAACCGCCGCTTTACTACTTGTTGATGTTGCCAGTGGGGGCGGTCGCTGGCGACGACACGAAGGCGGAAGGGTTTCTGCTGCGGTTGGCCACCAGTCTGATCGCGCTGGGGGCGGTCTGGCTATGTTACTTCACGATGCGGCGCCTGGTCGCCTCGGATGTCTGGGCCGTGGCGGCCACCGCCTGTGCCGCACTTCTGCCGAGCTACATGGCGCTCAGCTCGTCGGTAAGCAACGATGCGTTGCTGATCCTACTCTTCTGCGCCGTGCTGCTGGTGTGCATCCAGGGCGGGCAGGACGGATGGACCTATCGGAAGGCTCTCGGTTGCGCGGTACTTTGCGGTCTGGCACTCCTCACCAAGACTTCCGGCGTAGTGCTGGTGGCGTTCGCGGTGCTGGCGGTGTTGCTCACGACATCGGGGGAGCGGGCGGGGAAGCGACTGGGGCTGGCGGTGATCGTTGGGTTGGTGGCCACCGTTATTGCAGCACCTTGGCTGGCGCGGAACGCGTCGTTGTACAGCGACCCGCTAGGGTTGAAGATCTTCGAGGAGGGGTTCGCTGGCTCGCCGCGGGCGGAGACGTTCATCCAAGCGTTCGGGGGCGGGGCCTACTTGGTGCAGTGGGTCGGGTGGTGGACGCTCCGGTCATTGTTCGGCGTGTTCGGCTACGCGATGCTGCTTCTGCCGAGATGGGTCTACGTGTGCGGCGGCTTGTTGTTGCTGGTGTGCGCATGCGGGATGGTACGGGCTCGCGTTCGGGAATGCGACGCGAAGTTGAGGCGAGGCTGGGCTCTTTGTGGACTTCTCTTCGCCCTGGTGTTCCTGGGGTTCCTCAGGTTCAACATGACGTATTTCCAGGCGCAGGCGCGGTATCTGCTGCCGGCGCTGAGTGCTATGGCGCTGTTTCTCGGGGTGGGCTGGTTCACGTGGCTGCCGGAACGGCGCGTCGCTTTTGCGTTCGTGCTGCCGATGCTGATGCTGATGCTGAACGTGTACGCGCTGGTTCTCCTCGGGCCGGCCTTCGACCAGATCGTCGTCCTGCGGTGA
- a CDS encoding exosortase-associated EpsI family protein has protein sequence MRKHAINIFIIMLLCTIAIAVTPVRRYQVPNQEYYVERVPKNIGNFSARHTSDMREVWEALSPDGIVWSVYEGPGVQWIDFVFLSGRSSDAFHDPQLCFRNQGWNLEPPVVKHMRIDSLSQDIPVNVLSMTNTSGVKATAIYFFIGPFGYTANPFVIKMSLFAAKSLGISAGQGYFIRFIVPTETSQEDDLEKIRRFASDIFAVLKTTLPEAIKS, from the coding sequence GTGAGAAAGCACGCGATAAACATCTTCATCATCATGCTGCTGTGTACGATCGCCATCGCCGTGACGCCAGTTCGTCGGTATCAGGTACCGAATCAGGAGTATTACGTCGAGCGGGTCCCCAAGAACATCGGCAACTTCTCCGCTCGCCACACCAGCGACATGAGGGAGGTATGGGAAGCCCTTAGTCCGGACGGAATCGTGTGGTCGGTTTACGAGGGGCCGGGGGTTCAGTGGATTGATTTCGTGTTTCTTTCCGGGCGTTCATCGGACGCCTTTCACGACCCACAGCTCTGCTTCCGCAACCAGGGCTGGAATTTGGAGCCGCCCGTGGTGAAGCACATGCGGATCGACTCGCTCAGCCAGGACATACCGGTCAACGTGCTATCCATGACCAACACGAGCGGGGTCAAGGCGACGGCGATCTACTTCTTCATCGGCCCGTTCGGCTATACGGCCAATCCCTTCGTGATCAAGATGTCGCTGTTCGCCGCGAAGAGTCTCGGGATATCGGCGGGCCAGGGCTACTTCATCCGGTTCATCGTGCCCACTGAGACCTCGCAGGAAGACGATTTGGAGAAGATCCGACGCTTTGCCTCCGACATATTTGCTGTGCTGAAAACCACTTTGCCGGAGGCGATCAAGAGCTAA
- a CDS encoding glycosyltransferase family 4 protein, with translation MERHARDVAEGLVARGHSVTVWTTAHPAESGCHSNESVFIRYFPDTAPGLHSREFNQAVVQALAEDHSFDLMLVESRSAEAALDRLRPPQRPPAIMFIHGTEVSEELSIIAFDRGPGRYLRLLTQRLPAMLRSLARPRAHFAAERVVCVSQYVADHLASVYLAPPEVLRVVRNGIPLPPMPTQADCRAAREHLGLPQDATIILCIGRLAPDKGFDNAIWAFGRVQRDYPCLLLIVGGGPDEERLRSLVASLGLGKVVRFAGEVPQAATPPYYAASDILLLPGVRYEGHPYVLVEGAAMGLAVIASDRAGLGSELAGEKIALTIRPGSVDDLADALRTLLGSAELRRRMGGALRRHAERHYTLDAMLDGIEAVMSELL, from the coding sequence TTGGAGAGGCACGCGAGGGACGTGGCAGAGGGGCTGGTAGCACGCGGTCACTCGGTGACGGTGTGGACAACCGCCCACCCTGCCGAGTCCGGATGCCATTCGAATGAGAGTGTGTTCATTCGCTACTTCCCGGACACCGCACCGGGCCTCCACTCTCGGGAGTTCAACCAAGCGGTGGTACAGGCGCTTGCCGAGGATCACTCTTTCGACTTGATGCTGGTGGAGTCACGCTCGGCTGAGGCGGCTCTCGACAGGCTGCGTCCCCCGCAGCGCCCACCGGCTATCATGTTCATCCACGGCACCGAGGTGTCCGAGGAGCTCTCGATCATCGCTTTCGACCGTGGCCCGGGGCGGTATCTTCGGTTGCTCACGCAGCGCCTGCCTGCAATGCTCCGCTCGCTCGCGCGCCCTCGGGCGCACTTCGCCGCCGAGAGAGTGGTGTGCGTGAGTCAATACGTGGCCGATCACCTTGCCTCGGTTTATCTGGCACCGCCCGAGGTGCTCCGCGTGGTCCGGAACGGCATACCGCTTCCCCCGATGCCTACCCAAGCCGATTGTAGGGCGGCACGAGAGCATCTCGGCTTGCCACAGGACGCGACAATCATCCTGTGCATCGGTCGTCTCGCTCCGGACAAAGGCTTTGACAATGCGATATGGGCTTTTGGTCGCGTGCAGCGAGACTATCCGTGCCTGCTGTTGATAGTTGGCGGAGGACCGGACGAGGAGCGGTTGCGGTCGCTAGTTGCATCGCTCGGACTCGGCAAGGTCGTGAGGTTCGCCGGCGAGGTGCCTCAGGCCGCGACGCCACCGTACTACGCTGCTTCGGACATTCTGCTGCTACCCGGTGTGCGGTACGAGGGTCATCCCTATGTACTCGTGGAGGGGGCAGCGATGGGGCTTGCCGTGATCGCCTCGGATCGCGCGGGCCTGGGTTCCGAGCTGGCCGGCGAAAAGATCGCACTCACCATCCGTCCCGGCAGTGTGGACGATCTCGCCGACGCGTTGAGAACACTACTCGGCTCCGCTGAACTTCGCCGGAGGATGGGAGGCGCCCTGCGCCGGCACGCAGAGCGCCACTACACACTCGACGCAATGTTGGACGGCATCGAGGCCGTCATGTCCGAGTTGCTCTAG
- a CDS encoding O-antigen ligase family protein codes for MSIHHQLAEITHNMRLSVAKQRRGWFNAVSREARFNIILAVLCLIAAAVLLYLMGDLEGRPLRMAIGFVAGLLAFVLVARAPDSLIGVVLILNATIFGFGAFSSMMLKFNVFETQEVVLGALLVFAFWEHLRQGKQERASVDTVFVSLLIFYAIVLFQILRAQFLQGREWVYIWDQYGKMCHYLLLLPMIIYLRDPERLRVFLWVLFIGTGVAACQTYYFFFFGAGGWGHLFGLVDVSARGVGLAVRLPSSMLMMGMTIVCFALYLHVDDEKKRKFYLFAMLAFMIAVGMNKGRNAYVGVLIGTATLWVFSSRQARWRAFKDAFWLSAIFFAAAVAIPPLGAKVMNVAEQIGIRFMQTFDPVEYEAGGYRDRMREVEQALPRFYEHPILGQGPGEYLRRTYEVTRLGAHKIVYQPYVHNSYVYILATGGVLTSGAILGMFGVWIVTNLRRVRRLRNPYARAFAWGGVAYMLAMLASSWVQPNFFLNAPITTTVVIVGLAEAAARRDLEEQSRLKTETFKAA; via the coding sequence ATGTCGATTCATCACCAGCTAGCCGAGATAACTCACAACATGCGACTGTCGGTCGCGAAGCAGCGGCGCGGCTGGTTCAATGCGGTCAGCCGTGAAGCGCGGTTCAACATCATCCTAGCGGTTCTGTGCCTGATAGCCGCAGCCGTCCTGCTGTATCTGATGGGGGACTTGGAAGGCAGGCCTCTGCGCATGGCGATCGGTTTCGTGGCCGGCCTGCTCGCGTTCGTATTGGTGGCGCGGGCGCCAGACTCGCTGATCGGTGTTGTTCTGATCCTCAACGCTACCATCTTCGGCTTTGGCGCGTTCAGCTCGATGATGTTGAAGTTCAACGTCTTCGAGACGCAGGAGGTGGTACTCGGAGCACTGCTGGTCTTCGCGTTTTGGGAGCACTTGCGGCAGGGGAAGCAGGAACGTGCATCCGTGGATACGGTGTTTGTCTCGCTGCTGATCTTCTATGCGATCGTGCTCTTCCAGATACTGCGTGCCCAGTTCCTTCAGGGACGCGAGTGGGTATACATCTGGGACCAATACGGCAAGATGTGCCACTACCTCTTGCTTCTGCCGATGATCATCTATTTGCGCGACCCGGAACGTCTTCGGGTGTTCCTGTGGGTGCTGTTCATCGGTACTGGCGTCGCTGCTTGCCAGACCTACTACTTCTTCTTCTTCGGTGCCGGTGGTTGGGGGCACCTGTTCGGGTTGGTAGACGTCAGCGCCCGCGGAGTAGGATTGGCTGTTCGCCTGCCCAGTTCCATGTTGATGATGGGCATGACAATCGTCTGCTTCGCACTCTATCTGCACGTGGATGACGAGAAGAAACGGAAGTTCTATCTCTTCGCCATGCTGGCTTTCATGATCGCCGTGGGCATGAACAAGGGCAGGAACGCCTACGTCGGAGTGCTAATCGGTACCGCCACTTTGTGGGTCTTTTCGAGCCGTCAGGCCCGATGGCGGGCATTTAAGGATGCATTCTGGCTATCGGCGATCTTCTTTGCCGCTGCGGTGGCAATCCCGCCACTGGGAGCGAAGGTCATGAACGTAGCCGAGCAGATCGGGATTCGGTTCATGCAGACCTTCGACCCTGTCGAGTATGAGGCTGGTGGCTATCGCGACCGAATGCGTGAGGTGGAACAGGCGCTGCCGAGATTCTACGAACACCCCATCCTGGGTCAGGGGCCGGGGGAGTATCTGCGCAGAACGTACGAGGTGACACGACTTGGCGCGCACAAGATCGTCTACCAGCCCTATGTGCACAACTCCTACGTGTATATTCTGGCGACTGGGGGAGTGCTTACGTCCGGGGCAATCCTCGGAATGTTCGGGGTCTGGATCGTGACGAACCTAAGACGGGTGCGTAGGCTTCGCAACCCCTATGCGCGCGCTTTCGCGTGGGGGGGCGTGGCCTACATGCTGGCGATGTTAGCGAGTTCCTGGGTGCAGCCCAACTTCTTTCTGAACGCGCCTATCACTACCACAGTAGTAATCGTCGGATTAGCTGAAGCCGCCGCCAGACGTGATCTGGAGGAACAATCACGTCTCAAGACTGAAACCTTCAAAGCGGCGTGA
- a CDS encoding HD-GYP domain-containing protein, which translates to MSSGSLSAASQRLIWTSGLLGAVLFTASWVLVPPQSIEWGPLLVFATMFVLSEWLTIPIGERGVQVSVSLPVVAAVAVLYGPAVAGLMDVCGTVVAGASRTLRSRSRRRRWMWLLFNCSQAAMCACAAGLAAYSIRSMLSDGLALVIAALVATLVYIVLNSLIVASMEAALSGSTVTAKLDEKRRVIGYQYLLYALLAILVMHLAATERVWVSALFLLPMWAAWQCFQLRALYERDYRETIRALGLMIQRAHPYTGGHLDRVALRAARTAERLGLPPTDVDLMQDAALLHDVGKIAVDEAILNFPGPLNEEQWRVVRKHTEVGAEILGRIQLLEPIVPWIRAHHERPDGKGYPNGLSDAEIPVQAKIIAVVDAYDAMVGGDRPGEQRPYRKPVSPEEALEELRRCAGTQFDARVVEEFAATLREEGVA; encoded by the coding sequence TTGTCATCGGGAAGCCTCTCGGCCGCCTCACAACGTCTCATCTGGACATCCGGCTTGCTCGGCGCGGTCTTGTTCACGGCGAGCTGGGTTCTCGTGCCTCCGCAGAGCATCGAATGGGGACCGCTACTCGTGTTCGCCACGATGTTCGTTCTGTCGGAGTGGCTGACGATCCCCATTGGCGAGCGTGGCGTGCAGGTGAGCGTTTCACTGCCCGTAGTGGCGGCTGTCGCCGTTCTGTACGGTCCTGCGGTCGCCGGACTGATGGACGTGTGTGGCACGGTTGTTGCGGGCGCATCGCGAACCCTCCGGTCGCGGTCGCGCCGCCGGCGCTGGATGTGGCTGCTGTTTAACTGCTCCCAGGCCGCGATGTGCGCATGTGCAGCGGGATTGGCTGCGTACTCGATCCGATCCATGCTCTCCGACGGGCTTGCGCTGGTGATCGCGGCACTGGTCGCGACTCTCGTCTACATCGTTCTCAACTCACTCATCGTCGCTTCGATGGAGGCCGCGCTGTCCGGCTCGACCGTGACTGCGAAGCTGGACGAGAAGCGACGAGTCATCGGCTACCAGTATCTGCTCTACGCTCTGTTAGCTATCCTCGTGATGCATCTTGCAGCCACGGAGCGCGTATGGGTATCTGCTCTCTTCCTGCTCCCGATGTGGGCGGCATGGCAGTGTTTCCAGCTACGCGCTCTCTATGAGCGAGACTATCGGGAGACCATACGTGCACTCGGCCTCATGATCCAGAGAGCCCACCCTTACACGGGTGGGCACCTAGACCGAGTAGCCCTCCGCGCGGCGAGGACTGCGGAGCGTCTGGGCCTGCCACCCACCGACGTTGACCTGATGCAAGACGCTGCACTGTTGCACGACGTGGGAAAGATCGCGGTGGACGAGGCGATTCTGAACTTCCCCGGGCCTCTCAACGAAGAGCAGTGGCGCGTTGTCCGGAAGCACACCGAGGTGGGTGCAGAGATCCTCGGTCGGATCCAACTGCTGGAGCCAATCGTGCCCTGGATTCGTGCGCACCACGAACGTCCGGACGGCAAAGGCTATCCGAACGGGTTGTCCGACGCGGAGATCCCCGTTCAGGCGAAAATCATCGCGGTGGTGGATGCCTACGACGCGATGGTAGGAGGTGACAGACCGGGGGAGCAGCGACCCTATCGCAAGCCTGTGAGCCCCGAGGAGGCTTTGGAAGAGCTACGCCGCTGCGCGGGTACCCAGTTCGACGCGCGAGTGGTGGAAGAGTTCGCGGCCACCCTGCGAGAAGAAGGCGTAGCATGA
- a CDS encoding glycosyltransferase family 39 protein codes for MPGDTEPRHLPLWLLAVGAGVLAFGLRLLGIGWGLPNELHHQPYHPDEYLLYVYAVGNLDLPHGVWNPGFYNYGSLWLYVMHLVSIFLTGWGLAPEGSVAVIQLGCRVVSAGLGAATVSLCYLIGARVWRPAAGITAALLLLVAPGHVVHSRFHTVDVPATFFVACAMLLAVKALQEEELRRAVRFALWGCAMSGLAAAVKYNMALVLVCPLLALMLRSMPGRARATYAALGVLSCVVAFLVTTPGAIFASEQFLRDTLFEMRHVQEGHGLVFASTAPGWVYHLGNMVEAFGLVVPAMALVGLVLAIRLKRSAVWLLLAFALPYYVLIGSVEVKFLRYVLPLGPAVCVFAGCAVAAGMRETLLASRPAVVAGAILAFGATFGNNAAVVTELMLREDPRDAAARWLAVNAQGASIGFPNPPWYYTPPLFPETGAGFGEAGARYRLQRMAEVSQYQLRYYLRADGALTEWDPRLITALRPDYVVYSSFEYVDAERVRLPGYMDTLSLLKERYELVESFGFRGQMSHDMQYISPHIVIWKRKTP; via the coding sequence ATGCCGGGCGATACTGAACCAAGACATCTCCCGCTATGGCTGCTAGCAGTCGGGGCCGGAGTACTCGCGTTTGGGCTACGGTTGCTAGGCATCGGTTGGGGGCTACCGAACGAGCTGCACCATCAGCCTTACCACCCGGACGAGTACTTGCTGTACGTGTATGCGGTCGGCAATCTGGACCTTCCACATGGAGTGTGGAATCCGGGCTTCTACAACTACGGATCATTGTGGTTGTACGTAATGCACCTCGTGTCGATTTTTCTGACCGGCTGGGGGCTTGCACCGGAGGGATCGGTAGCCGTCATACAGCTCGGGTGTCGTGTGGTTTCAGCCGGATTGGGTGCTGCCACGGTATCGCTGTGTTACCTAATCGGCGCGAGGGTATGGCGGCCGGCGGCGGGCATAACCGCAGCACTGCTTCTCTTGGTTGCACCAGGGCACGTGGTGCACTCTCGGTTTCACACGGTGGACGTACCGGCCACGTTCTTCGTTGCATGCGCTATGCTGCTGGCGGTGAAAGCACTGCAGGAAGAGGAGCTTCGGCGGGCAGTCCGCTTTGCGCTGTGGGGGTGCGCGATGTCGGGACTTGCGGCGGCGGTGAAGTACAACATGGCACTCGTGCTGGTGTGCCCCCTGCTCGCGCTGATGCTGCGCTCCATGCCTGGTAGGGCCAGGGCGACGTACGCCGCTTTGGGGGTGCTCTCCTGTGTGGTGGCGTTCTTGGTGACCACACCAGGCGCGATCTTCGCATCCGAGCAGTTTCTGCGTGATACGCTATTCGAGATGCGTCACGTGCAAGAGGGGCATGGGCTCGTCTTCGCCTCTACGGCGCCGGGATGGGTGTACCACCTCGGCAACATGGTCGAGGCGTTCGGGCTGGTGGTGCCCGCCATGGCATTGGTAGGGTTGGTCTTGGCAATCAGGCTGAAGCGCTCGGCAGTCTGGTTGCTTTTAGCGTTTGCTCTTCCCTACTATGTGCTGATTGGTTCTGTCGAGGTGAAATTCTTGCGCTACGTGCTGCCGTTGGGGCCCGCGGTCTGCGTGTTCGCAGGGTGCGCGGTGGCGGCGGGCATGAGGGAGACCCTACTGGCGAGTCGTCCCGCAGTAGTAGCCGGCGCGATACTCGCTTTCGGTGCCACTTTCGGCAACAACGCCGCCGTGGTGACCGAGTTGATGCTCCGCGAGGACCCGAGGGATGCCGCGGCACGTTGGCTAGCAGTCAATGCCCAGGGAGCCTCGATCGGATTCCCCAATCCTCCATGGTACTACACCCCTCCACTCTTTCCCGAGACCGGAGCGGGTTTCGGAGAAGCCGGTGCGAGGTATCGTCTGCAGCGGATGGCCGAAGTCTCGCAATACCAGTTGCGATACTATCTGCGGGCAGATGGCGCACTGACGGAATGGGACCCACGACTGATCACCGCGCTGCGCCCCGACTATGTGGTGTACTCGTCGTTCGAGTACGTGGACGCAGAGCGAGTGCGGCTTCCAGGTTATATGGACACACTCTCGCTGCTCAAAGAAAGGTACGAGTTGGTCGAGAGTTTCGGTTTTCGCGGGCAGATGTCGCATGACATGCAATACATTTCACCGCACATCGTGATATGGAAGCGGAAGACACCCTAG
- a CDS encoding exosortase/archaeosortase family protein — translation MDISQEPITQESSAEETKPEKRKFQLKIPELETRDWVLIALLVFAAVAPFWRMWEYAWDQWFKDTGYYQHGIFVPLLIGYMLWRRWEDLRQISVNPATWAIAVVVLGALVGWWGSRVDSQVVRQFGFMVFLFGSCLYVLGTKMTRALLMPIILVGFMLPLPDLVFSQMTNSGQVYSTKLAVKMLDFLGYEPHMVNNSTITLDNYQMEVGVPCSGFKLTMALLMFGLFFCSIAKFNWWRSIIMFLVLVPVALIVNSWRVGMIGIFGEHFGDAAGKLFHDWGSYLELVLAYGALFGLARLLGWKE, via the coding sequence ATGGACATTTCGCAAGAACCGATAACGCAAGAGAGCTCAGCCGAGGAGACCAAGCCAGAGAAGCGCAAGTTTCAGCTCAAGATTCCGGAGCTGGAGACGCGCGATTGGGTTTTGATCGCGCTGCTCGTGTTCGCCGCCGTGGCGCCTTTCTGGAGAATGTGGGAATATGCCTGGGACCAGTGGTTCAAGGATACCGGCTACTATCAGCACGGTATCTTCGTGCCGTTGCTCATCGGCTACATGCTGTGGCGGCGATGGGAGGACCTCCGGCAGATAAGTGTGAACCCAGCCACATGGGCGATTGCCGTGGTAGTGCTTGGGGCGCTGGTCGGATGGTGGGGCAGCCGTGTTGATAGCCAGGTGGTTAGGCAGTTCGGGTTCATGGTATTCCTGTTCGGCTCTTGCCTGTATGTGCTGGGGACTAAGATGACCCGTGCCCTGCTCATGCCAATCATCCTCGTCGGCTTCATGCTTCCTTTGCCAGACCTCGTCTTCAGCCAGATGACGAACTCCGGTCAGGTGTACTCTACCAAGCTGGCGGTCAAGATGCTCGACTTCTTGGGCTATGAGCCGCACATGGTAAACAACTCCACAATCACACTGGACAACTACCAGATGGAAGTCGGGGTGCCCTGCAGCGGCTTCAAGCTGACGATGGCGCTACTGATGTTCGGGTTATTCTTCTGTTCGATAGCCAAGTTCAACTGGTGGCGGTCGATCATCATGTTCTTGGTGTTGGTGCCCGTCGCGCTCATCGTGAACAGCTGGCGTGTGGGGATGATCGGCATCTTTGGAGAACACTTCGGTGACGCTGCGGGCAAGCTGTTTCACGATTGGGGAAGCTACTTGGAGCTAGTGTTGGCATACGGTGCACTGTTCGGACTTGCGAGGTTGCTAGGATGGAAAGAGTGA
- a CDS encoding GtrA family protein: protein MVNGSLPPSMTEMTGVRAWVQRQPEARRQFVKFAVVGASSTVLDLLTYKLLWFVLPVIPYAMARGVFLLTDPLGIALDLQRTAAAMASVISSGVVGTANSFYWNRKWTFRASGHDLAIRQIRRFLFVSYTGMALRAIIVYGLMPPTGVRPSAIQVLIYQLIAIVIVMFWNFFMNRLWTFRKNR, encoded by the coding sequence GTGGTCAATGGTAGTCTACCGCCCAGCATGACGGAGATGACCGGAGTTCGAGCTTGGGTACAGCGGCAGCCGGAGGCTCGTCGCCAGTTCGTGAAGTTCGCAGTGGTCGGGGCCTCGAGTACGGTGCTCGACCTGCTGACGTATAAGCTGTTGTGGTTCGTGCTGCCGGTCATTCCCTACGCTATGGCTCGGGGAGTGTTCCTGCTGACCGATCCGCTGGGCATCGCGCTGGACCTACAGAGAACTGCCGCTGCGATGGCCAGCGTGATCTCCAGTGGAGTGGTGGGCACTGCCAACAGCTTCTATTGGAATCGAAAGTGGACGTTCCGCGCAAGCGGACACGACTTGGCAATCCGACAGATACGTCGGTTTCTCTTCGTCTCGTATACCGGCATGGCCCTGAGGGCGATTATCGTGTATGGGTTGATGCCTCCGACAGGCGTCCGGCCGTCAGCTATTCAGGTGCTGATTTATCAGCTCATAGCCATCGTGATCGTGATGTTCTGGAACTTTTTCATGAACCGCCTATGGACATTTCGCAAGAACCGATAA